In Silene latifolia isolate original U9 population chromosome X, ASM4854445v1, whole genome shotgun sequence, the following proteins share a genomic window:
- the LOC141621119 gene encoding glutamate decarboxylase 4-like, whose translation MIGRLFHAPSAKGEHGATVGVATIGSSEAIMLAGLAFKKKWQNRRKAEGKPFDNPNIVTGANVHVCWKKFARYFEVELKEVKLREGLYVMDPVKAVELVDENTICVAAILGSTFNGEFEDVKLLNDLLTEKNKKTGWNTPIHVDAASGGFVAPFVYPELQWDFRLPLVKSINVSGHKYGLVYVGIGWVVWRSKEDLPDELVFHINYLGTDQPTFTLNFSKGASQIVAQYYQFLRLGFEVLFHYSLHCYHFNLPFVKQTNMAIFFKFRWFSESQVTDYEANWVIFRPGLFLVWSISILVLGLFSYESISKWR comes from the exons ATGATTGGGCGACTGTTTCATGCGCCTTCAGCAAAAGGGGAACATGGAGCAACAGTTGGAGTTGCAACAATAGGATCGTCTGAAGCCATCATGTTGGCCGGCTTAGCTTTCAAGAAGAAATGGCAGAACCGAAGGAAGGCAGAAGGGAAGCCGTTTGACAACCCGAATATTGTAACAGGAGCCAATGTCCATGTTTGCTGGAAGAAATTTGCAAGGTACTTCGAGGTGGAACTCAAGGAAGTGAAGCTAAGAGAAGGGCTCTATGTTATGGACCCGGTTAAAGCGGTCGAATTGGTGGATGAGAACACCATTTGTGTGGCTGCCATTCTTGGATCCACTTTTAATGGAGAATTTGAAGATGTTAAGCTCTTGAATGACCTTCTAACCGAAAAGAACAAGAAAACTGG GTGGAACACACCGATACATGTAGATGCAGCCAGCGGAGGCTTTGTGGCGCCATTTGTATACCCGGAACTGCAGTGGGATTTCAGGTTGCCATTGGTTAAGAGTATAAATGTTAGTGGTCATAAGTACGGGTTGGTTTATGTCGGAATTGGGTGGGTGGTTTGGAGGAGCAAGGAGGACCTCCCAGACGAGCTCGTCTTCCACATAAACTACCTCGGTACTGATCAGCCTACCTTCACTCTCAACTTCTCTAAAG GAGCAAGTCAAATAGTTGCACAATATTACCAGTTCCTGAGGCTGGGATTTGAGGTATTGTTCCATTATTCTCTGCACTGCTATCACTTCAACCTTCCATTTGTAAAGCAGACAAACATGGCTATCTTCTTCAAGTTCAGGTGGTTCTCGGAATCTCAGGTCACTGATTATGAGGCCAATTGGGTCATTTTCAGGCCGGGTCTTTTTTTAGTTTGGTCAATTTCGATACTGGTTTTGGGCTTATTTAGTTACGAGTCCATTTCAAAATGGCGATAA